A genomic stretch from Arachis stenosperma cultivar V10309 chromosome 3, arast.V10309.gnm1.PFL2, whole genome shotgun sequence includes:
- the LOC130967739 gene encoding tobamovirus multiplication protein 1-like isoform X2, translating to MASSLRTKSFVFGEGGPQIDAVSHWWNDVDESDEWQRGIYYALCATYATVSIVAIVQLVRIQMRVPEYGWTTQKVFHLMNFIVNGLRAVIFGSYETIFAIKPKSLERVLMEIPSLLFFSTYTLLVLFWAEIYHQARSEPAQKLRPAYFVINGFIYFIQICFWIFMSVSSADTGAEIAKLFLAVVSFCAALGFLLYGGRLFFLLRRFPIESRVSAFDEEADLDVLDHPILNLIYYLLVEIVPSGLVLFILRKLPPRRVSDQYHPIR from the exons ATGGCGTCTTCACTGAGGACAAAGAGTTTTGTGTTCGGAGAAGGAGGACCTCAGATTGATGCTGTATCTCACTGGTGGAACGACGTTGATGAATCGGATGAATGGCAAAGAGGCATTTACTATGCTCTTTGTGCCACTTACGCCACCGTTTCCATTGTTGCCATC GTGCAACTGGTGCGCATTCAAATGAGAGTACCTGAATATGGATGGACAACACAGAAGGTTTTCCACTTAATGAATTTTATTGTCAATGGAT TGAGGGCTGTTATATTTGGTTCATACGAAACTATTTTTGCAATTAAACCCAAG TCACTGGAGAGGGTGCTAATGGAGATTCCTAGTCTTCTGTTTTTCTCTACTTATACGTTGCTTGTCCTGTTCTGGGCTGAGATATACCACCAG GCAAGAAGTGAACCAGCGCAAAAACTTAGGCCTGCTTATTTTGTTATCAATGGGTTTATTTACTTCATACAG ATCTGCTTTTGGATTTTCATGAGCGTAAGCAGCGCTGACACTGGCGCAGAGATTGCTAAACTCTTCCTTGCAG TTGTTTCATTTTGCGCTGCTCTTGGATTCTTGTTGTATGGTGGAAG GCTGTTTTTCCTGCTGAGGCGCTTCCCAATTGAATCCAGAG TATCTGCATTTGACGAGGAAGCAGATCTGGATGTGTTGGATCATCCCATTCTTAACCTCATCTATTATTTG TTGGTGGAGATTGTTCCATCAGGGTTGGTGCTTTTCATACTGCGGAAGCTGCCACCAAGAAGAGTTTCTGATCAGTATCATCCAATCAGATGA
- the LOC130967739 gene encoding tobamovirus multiplication protein 1-like isoform X1, with protein sequence MASSLRTKSFVFGEGGPQIDAVSHWWNDVDESDEWQRGIYYALCATYATVSIVAIVQLVRIQMRVPEYGWTTQKVFHLMNFIVNGLRAVIFGSYETIFAIKPKSLERVLMEIPSLLFFSTYTLLVLFWAEIYHQARSEPAQKLRPAYFVINGFIYFIQICFWIFMSVSSADTGAEIAKLFLAVVSFCAALGFLLYGGRLFFLLRRFPIESRGRQKKLYEVGSVTTICCTCFLIRCTMLAVSAFDEEADLDVLDHPILNLIYYLLVEIVPSGLVLFILRKLPPRRVSDQYHPIR encoded by the exons ATGGCGTCTTCACTGAGGACAAAGAGTTTTGTGTTCGGAGAAGGAGGACCTCAGATTGATGCTGTATCTCACTGGTGGAACGACGTTGATGAATCGGATGAATGGCAAAGAGGCATTTACTATGCTCTTTGTGCCACTTACGCCACCGTTTCCATTGTTGCCATC GTGCAACTGGTGCGCATTCAAATGAGAGTACCTGAATATGGATGGACAACACAGAAGGTTTTCCACTTAATGAATTTTATTGTCAATGGAT TGAGGGCTGTTATATTTGGTTCATACGAAACTATTTTTGCAATTAAACCCAAG TCACTGGAGAGGGTGCTAATGGAGATTCCTAGTCTTCTGTTTTTCTCTACTTATACGTTGCTTGTCCTGTTCTGGGCTGAGATATACCACCAG GCAAGAAGTGAACCAGCGCAAAAACTTAGGCCTGCTTATTTTGTTATCAATGGGTTTATTTACTTCATACAG ATCTGCTTTTGGATTTTCATGAGCGTAAGCAGCGCTGACACTGGCGCAGAGATTGCTAAACTCTTCCTTGCAG TTGTTTCATTTTGCGCTGCTCTTGGATTCTTGTTGTATGGTGGAAG GCTGTTTTTCCTGCTGAGGCGCTTCCCAATTGAATCCAGAGGTCGTCAAAAGAAGCTTTACGAG GTTGGCTCAGTGACAACTATTTGCTGTACATGTTTCTTGATAAGATGTACTATG CTTGCAGTATCTGCATTTGACGAGGAAGCAGATCTGGATGTGTTGGATCATCCCATTCTTAACCTCATCTATTATTTG TTGGTGGAGATTGTTCCATCAGGGTTGGTGCTTTTCATACTGCGGAAGCTGCCACCAAGAAGAGTTTCTGATCAGTATCATCCAATCAGATGA
- the LOC130966226 gene encoding calmodulin-binding transcription activator 2-like isoform X1, which produces MAERSSSFGLGPRLDLQQLQFEAQHRWLRPAEICEILRNYRMFHITSEPPNRPPSMVLKCVAHKFIAEFSSHVLNTCVVIAGGSLFLFDRKVLRYFRKDGHNWRKKKDGKTVKEAHEKLKVGSVDVLHCYYAHGEENENFQRRSYWMLEPDMMHIVFVHYLDVKVNKTNIGRNIDTEEAMSESQKGSSVLSGFPTSYNSMPSRSTDSMSPTSTLTSLCEDADSEDIRQASSGMHSFGNSLGSGQAMDSLDTCSNRSYFMHPISGDHGQSTISVTDYIPHVQGDKSRLGITAYIEDRKSHVMPLRDTITEKSVGLYTPCSSISSGSMGSTLEQEKAIPENLFGSKSGLNEESRGSQSTQSNWQITFDENTGPLPRWSLTESLGLEFESDYSMALFGSETDNAIPEICPDLFTSNGELKEQPVQQKFPKQSTDAQSQHAPRSDSEYELPREDSAGYSLNAKHSLLDGEENLKKVDSFSRWITKELGEVDDLHLQSSPGISWSTDECGHVIDDTSLNLSLSQDQLFSISDFSPKWAYADSEIEVLIIGAFLKSQLEVEACHWSCMFGEVEVPAEILANGIMCCQAPPHQVGRVPFYVTCSNRFACSEVREFEFREGFARNVDFADFFYSSTEMMLHLRLDELLSLKSVLSTNQDFEGYMETRNLIFKLISLKEEEEYSHKEEATAGLSVSQHKLEEHVFHRKIKEKLYSWLLHKVTEGGKGPNVLDKDGQGVLHLVAALGYDWAITPVITAGVNINFRDVNGWTALHWAASCGRERTVAVLVSMGAAAGALTDPSPAFPSGRTAADLASSNGHKGISGFLGESLLTSHLASLTMDDPSEDGRNKTLGGKAVQTASERSATPLLYGDVSDTLCLKDSLSAVRNATQAADRIHQVFRMQSFQRKQLAQCEDDDEFGLSDQQVLSFIASRACKSGQGEGLVNAAAIQIQKKFRGWKKRKEFLIIRQRVVKIQAHVRGHQVRKQYKLIWSVGILEKVILRWRRKGRGLRGFRPDTLNMVPNPPSNPSQEDDYDVLKEGRKQSEERFQKALSRVKSMVQYPEARAQYRRVLNVVEDFRQTKQEYTNSEDTVDGVADLIDIDMLLDDENFLPIAYD; this is translated from the exons ATGGCGGAGCGTTCTTCCTCTTTTGGACTTGGTCCTCGATTAG ATCTTCAGCAACTGCAGTTTGAAGCACAGCATCGGTGGTTGCGCCCTGCAGAAATATGTGAAATTCTTCGTAACTATCGTATGTTTCATATCACATCAGAACCACCAAACAGGCCACCAAGTATGGTTCTAAAATGTGTTGCTCATAAGTTTATTGCTGAATTCTCATCACATGTACTTAACACATGTGTGGTGATTGCAGGTGGTTCGCTTTTTCTTTTTGATCGGAAGGTTTTGAGATACTTCAGAAAGGATGGACATAAttggagaaagaaaaaggacGGAAAGACTGTGAAGGAAGCTCATGAGAAGTTGAAG GTGGGAAGTGTTGATGTGTTACACTGCTACTATGCCCATggagaagaaaatgaaaattttcagAGGCGTAGCTATTGGATGCTTGAACC GGATATGATGCATATAGTATTTGTCCACTATTTGGATGTTAAg gTTAACAAGACCAATATCGGTAGAAATATTGATACAGAGGAGGCTATGTCAGAATCCCAGAAGGGCAGTTCTGTGTTATCTGGCTTCCCCACAAGTTATAACAGCATGCCTTCTCGAAGTACAGATTCCATGAGTCCGACTAGCACTTTGACGTCATTATGTGAAGATGCTGATTCTG AGGATATTCGTCAAGCAAGTTCTGGAATGCACTCGTTTGGCAACTCTTTGGGGAGTGGTCAGGCAATGGATAGCCTTGATACTTGTTCAAATAGATCATATTTTATGCATCCCATTTCAG GTGATCATGGACAATCAACAATTTCTGTAACAGACTACATTCCACATGTCCAAGGGGATAAATCTAGATTAGGTATTACTGCTTACATTGAGGACCGAAAATCACATGTCATGCCATTAAGGGACACTATCACAGAGAAATCTGTTGGATTGTATACACCTTGTTCTTCCATTTCATCCGGTTCAATGGGAAGCACCCTTGAACAAGAAAAAGCTATTCCTGAGAATCTCTTCGGATCTAAAAGTGGCCTCAATGAGGAGTCAAGGGGTTCTCAGTCTACCCAGTCAAATTGGCAG ATTACTTTTGATGAGAATACTGGACCTTTGCCAAGATGGAGCCTAACCGAATCGTTGGGTTTGGAATTTGAATCTGATTATAGCATGGCTTTATTTGGGAGTGAAACTGATAATGCAATTCCAGAGATTTGCCCTGACTTGTTCACTTCTAATGGAGAGCTAAAAGAGCAACCTGTGCAACAGAAGTTCCCAAAGCAGTCTACAGATGCACAATCTCAGCATGCACCAAGATCCGACAGTGAATATGAACTTCCTCGGGAGGATAGTGCTGGCTATTCCTTGAATGCAAAGCATTCATTACTGGATGGAGAGGAGAACCTGAAGAAGGTTGATAGCTTCTCAAGGTGGATTACTAAAGAACTTGGAGAGGTGGATGATCTGCATCTGCAGTCTTCCCCTGGTATTTCATGGAGCACAGATGAGTGTGGGCATGTAATAGATGATACATCATTGAACCTGTCCTTATCCCAAGATCAGCTGTTCAGCATAAGTGATTTTTCACCTAAATGGGCTTATGCAGATTCCGAGATTGAG GTGTTGATTATTGGAGCATTTTTGAAGAGTCAACTGGAGGTGGAAGCCTGTCACTGGTCCTGTATGTTTGGTGAAGTGGAGGTTCCTGCTGAGATTTTAGCCAATGGAATTATGTGCTGTCAAGCTCCACCTCATCAGGTTGGACGTGTACCTTTCTATGTGACCTGTTCCAATAGGTTTGCTTGTAGTGAAGTGAGGGAATTTGAGTTCAGAGAGGGATTTGCTAGGAATGTAGATTTTGCAGATTTTTTCTACAGTTCAACTGAAATGATGCTTCATTTGCGACTTGATGAGTTACTTTCTTTGAAATCAGTGCTATCTACTAATCAAGATTTTGAGGGTTATATGGAGACAAGAAACTTAATTTTTAAGCTCATCTCACTTAAAGAGGAAGAGGAATATTCACATAAGGAAGAGGCAACTGCAGGGTTGAGTGTATCACAACACAAATTGGAGGAGCATGTGTTTCACAGGAAGATTAAAGAGAAGCTCTACTCATGGCTTCTTCACAAGGTAACTGAAGGTGGTAAAGGGCCAAATGTATTAGACAAGGATGGTCAGGGTGTGTTACATTTAGTTGCTGCTCTTGGTTATGATTGGGCCATAACTCCAGTTATAACTGCTGGGGTTAATATCAACTTCCGTGATGTGAATGGATGGACAGCTTTACATTGGGCTGCATCCTGTGGCAG AGAGCGAACAGTTGCTGTCCTTGTCTCCATGGGTGCAGCAGCTGGAGCATTGACAGATCCAAGTCCAGCATTTCCTTCTGGTAGAACAGCTGCTGATCTTGCTTCTAGCAATggacataaaggaatctctggTTTTCTTGGAGAGTCATTATTAACTAGCCACCTTGCGTCACTTACCATGGATGATCCAAGTGAAGATGGTAGGAATAAAACTTTAGGTGGGAAAGCAGTGCAGACAGCTTCGGAGCGAAGTGCAACACCTCTACTTTATGGTGATGTATCGGATACTCTCTGCCTTAAGGATTCTCTTTCTGCTGTCCGTAATGCTACACAAGCCGCTGATCGCATACATCAAGTATTTAGGATGCAGTCATTTCAGAGGAAGCAGTTAGCTCAGTGTGAAGACGATGATGAGTTTGGATTGTCAGATCAACAAGTTCTTTCCTTTATAGCTTCTAGGGCTTGCAAATCTGGACAAGGAGAGGGTTTAGTGAATGCTGCTGCAATACAAATTCAGAAAAAATTTCGTGGttggaagaagagaaaagaattCCTGATCATTCGCCAAAGAGTTGTCAAAATCCAG GCCCACGTAAGAGGTCACCAGGTAAGGAAGCAATACAAATTAATCTGGTCTGTTGGAATCCTAGAGAAGGTCATATTACGCTGGAGACGTAAGGGCAGAGGCTTACGTGGATTCCGACCAGATACCCTTAACATGGTCCCCAACCCACCAAGCAATCCTTCACAAGAGGATGACTATGATGTTCTCAAAGAAGGAAGGAAGCAAAGTGAAGAAAGGTTCCAAAAGGCCCTTTCAAGGGTGAAATCCATGGTCCAGTACCCGGAGGCACGTGCTCAATACCGGCGGGTGCTGAATGTAGTAGAGGACTTTCGTCAAACCAAG CAGGAATATACCAATTCGGAAGACACTGTTGATGGGGTGGCGGATTTGATTGATATTGATATGCTTTTGGACGATGAGAACTTCTTGCCTATAGCATATGATTGA
- the LOC130967739 gene encoding tobamovirus multiplication protein 1-like isoform X3, translated as MNLFSCGKIVQLVRIQMRVPEYGWTTQKVFHLMNFIVNGLRAVIFGSYETIFAIKPKSLERVLMEIPSLLFFSTYTLLVLFWAEIYHQARSEPAQKLRPAYFVINGFIYFIQICFWIFMSVSSADTGAEIAKLFLAVVSFCAALGFLLYGGRLFFLLRRFPIESRGRQKKLYEVGSVTTICCTCFLIRCTMLAVSAFDEEADLDVLDHPILNLIYYLLVEIVPSGLVLFILRKLPPRRVSDQYHPIR; from the exons ATGAACCTATTTAGCTGTGGAAAAATT GTGCAACTGGTGCGCATTCAAATGAGAGTACCTGAATATGGATGGACAACACAGAAGGTTTTCCACTTAATGAATTTTATTGTCAATGGAT TGAGGGCTGTTATATTTGGTTCATACGAAACTATTTTTGCAATTAAACCCAAG TCACTGGAGAGGGTGCTAATGGAGATTCCTAGTCTTCTGTTTTTCTCTACTTATACGTTGCTTGTCCTGTTCTGGGCTGAGATATACCACCAG GCAAGAAGTGAACCAGCGCAAAAACTTAGGCCTGCTTATTTTGTTATCAATGGGTTTATTTACTTCATACAG ATCTGCTTTTGGATTTTCATGAGCGTAAGCAGCGCTGACACTGGCGCAGAGATTGCTAAACTCTTCCTTGCAG TTGTTTCATTTTGCGCTGCTCTTGGATTCTTGTTGTATGGTGGAAG GCTGTTTTTCCTGCTGAGGCGCTTCCCAATTGAATCCAGAGGTCGTCAAAAGAAGCTTTACGAG GTTGGCTCAGTGACAACTATTTGCTGTACATGTTTCTTGATAAGATGTACTATG CTTGCAGTATCTGCATTTGACGAGGAAGCAGATCTGGATGTGTTGGATCATCCCATTCTTAACCTCATCTATTATTTG TTGGTGGAGATTGTTCCATCAGGGTTGGTGCTTTTCATACTGCGGAAGCTGCCACCAAGAAGAGTTTCTGATCAGTATCATCCAATCAGATGA
- the LOC130966226 gene encoding calmodulin-binding transcription activator 2-like isoform X2, translating into MAERSSSFGLGPRLDLQQLQFEAQHRWLRPAEICEILRNYRMFHITSEPPNRPPSMVLKCVAHKFIAEFSSHVLNTCVVIAGGSLFLFDRKVLRYFRKDGHNWRKKKDGKTVKEAHEKLKVGSVDVLHCYYAHGEENENFQRRSYWMLEPDMMHIVFVHYLDVKVNKTNIGRNIDTEEAMSESQKGSSVLSGFPTSYNSMPSRSTDSMSPTSTLTSLCEDADSEDIRQASSGMHSFGNSLGSGQAMDSLDTCSNRSYFMHPISGDHGQSTISVTDYIPHVQGDKSRLGITAYIEDRKSHVMPLRDTITEKSVGLYTPCSSISSGSMGSTLEQEKAIPENLFGSKSGLNEESRGSQSTQSNWQITFDENTGPLPRWSLTESLGLEFESDYSMALFGSETDNAIPEICPDLFTSNGELKEQPVQQKFPKQSTDAQSQHAPRSDSEYELPREDSAGYSLNAKHSLLDGEENLKKVDSFSRWITKELGEVDDLHLQSSPGISWSTDECGHVIDDTSLNLSLSQDQLFSISDFSPKWAYADSEIEVLIIGAFLKSQLEVEACHWSCMFGEVEVPAEILANGIMCCQAPPHQVGRVPFYVTCSNRFACSEVREFEFREGFARNVDFADFFYSSTEMMLHLRLDELLSLKSVLSTNQDFEGYMETRNLIFKLISLKEEEEYSHKEEATAGLSVSQHKLEEHVFHRKIKEKLYSWLLHKVTEGGKGPNVLDKDGQGVLHLVAALGYDWAITPVITAGVNINFRDVNGWTALHWAASCGRERTVAVLVSMGAAAGALTDPSPAFPSGRTAADLASSNGHKGISGFLGESLLTSHLASLTMDDPSEDGRNKTLGGKAVQTASERSATPLLYGDVSDTLCLKDSLSAVRNATQAADRIHQVFRMQSFQRKQLAQCEDDDEFGLSDQQVLSFIASRACKSGQGEGLVNAAAIQIQKKFRGWKKRKEFLIIRQRVVKIQAHVRGHQVRKQYKLIWSVGILEKVILRWRRKGRGLRGFRPDTLNMVPNPPSNPSQEDDYDVLKEGRKQSEERFQKALSRVKSMVQYPEARAQYRRVLNVVEDFRQTKEYTNSEDTVDGVADLIDIDMLLDDENFLPIAYD; encoded by the exons ATGGCGGAGCGTTCTTCCTCTTTTGGACTTGGTCCTCGATTAG ATCTTCAGCAACTGCAGTTTGAAGCACAGCATCGGTGGTTGCGCCCTGCAGAAATATGTGAAATTCTTCGTAACTATCGTATGTTTCATATCACATCAGAACCACCAAACAGGCCACCAAGTATGGTTCTAAAATGTGTTGCTCATAAGTTTATTGCTGAATTCTCATCACATGTACTTAACACATGTGTGGTGATTGCAGGTGGTTCGCTTTTTCTTTTTGATCGGAAGGTTTTGAGATACTTCAGAAAGGATGGACATAAttggagaaagaaaaaggacGGAAAGACTGTGAAGGAAGCTCATGAGAAGTTGAAG GTGGGAAGTGTTGATGTGTTACACTGCTACTATGCCCATggagaagaaaatgaaaattttcagAGGCGTAGCTATTGGATGCTTGAACC GGATATGATGCATATAGTATTTGTCCACTATTTGGATGTTAAg gTTAACAAGACCAATATCGGTAGAAATATTGATACAGAGGAGGCTATGTCAGAATCCCAGAAGGGCAGTTCTGTGTTATCTGGCTTCCCCACAAGTTATAACAGCATGCCTTCTCGAAGTACAGATTCCATGAGTCCGACTAGCACTTTGACGTCATTATGTGAAGATGCTGATTCTG AGGATATTCGTCAAGCAAGTTCTGGAATGCACTCGTTTGGCAACTCTTTGGGGAGTGGTCAGGCAATGGATAGCCTTGATACTTGTTCAAATAGATCATATTTTATGCATCCCATTTCAG GTGATCATGGACAATCAACAATTTCTGTAACAGACTACATTCCACATGTCCAAGGGGATAAATCTAGATTAGGTATTACTGCTTACATTGAGGACCGAAAATCACATGTCATGCCATTAAGGGACACTATCACAGAGAAATCTGTTGGATTGTATACACCTTGTTCTTCCATTTCATCCGGTTCAATGGGAAGCACCCTTGAACAAGAAAAAGCTATTCCTGAGAATCTCTTCGGATCTAAAAGTGGCCTCAATGAGGAGTCAAGGGGTTCTCAGTCTACCCAGTCAAATTGGCAG ATTACTTTTGATGAGAATACTGGACCTTTGCCAAGATGGAGCCTAACCGAATCGTTGGGTTTGGAATTTGAATCTGATTATAGCATGGCTTTATTTGGGAGTGAAACTGATAATGCAATTCCAGAGATTTGCCCTGACTTGTTCACTTCTAATGGAGAGCTAAAAGAGCAACCTGTGCAACAGAAGTTCCCAAAGCAGTCTACAGATGCACAATCTCAGCATGCACCAAGATCCGACAGTGAATATGAACTTCCTCGGGAGGATAGTGCTGGCTATTCCTTGAATGCAAAGCATTCATTACTGGATGGAGAGGAGAACCTGAAGAAGGTTGATAGCTTCTCAAGGTGGATTACTAAAGAACTTGGAGAGGTGGATGATCTGCATCTGCAGTCTTCCCCTGGTATTTCATGGAGCACAGATGAGTGTGGGCATGTAATAGATGATACATCATTGAACCTGTCCTTATCCCAAGATCAGCTGTTCAGCATAAGTGATTTTTCACCTAAATGGGCTTATGCAGATTCCGAGATTGAG GTGTTGATTATTGGAGCATTTTTGAAGAGTCAACTGGAGGTGGAAGCCTGTCACTGGTCCTGTATGTTTGGTGAAGTGGAGGTTCCTGCTGAGATTTTAGCCAATGGAATTATGTGCTGTCAAGCTCCACCTCATCAGGTTGGACGTGTACCTTTCTATGTGACCTGTTCCAATAGGTTTGCTTGTAGTGAAGTGAGGGAATTTGAGTTCAGAGAGGGATTTGCTAGGAATGTAGATTTTGCAGATTTTTTCTACAGTTCAACTGAAATGATGCTTCATTTGCGACTTGATGAGTTACTTTCTTTGAAATCAGTGCTATCTACTAATCAAGATTTTGAGGGTTATATGGAGACAAGAAACTTAATTTTTAAGCTCATCTCACTTAAAGAGGAAGAGGAATATTCACATAAGGAAGAGGCAACTGCAGGGTTGAGTGTATCACAACACAAATTGGAGGAGCATGTGTTTCACAGGAAGATTAAAGAGAAGCTCTACTCATGGCTTCTTCACAAGGTAACTGAAGGTGGTAAAGGGCCAAATGTATTAGACAAGGATGGTCAGGGTGTGTTACATTTAGTTGCTGCTCTTGGTTATGATTGGGCCATAACTCCAGTTATAACTGCTGGGGTTAATATCAACTTCCGTGATGTGAATGGATGGACAGCTTTACATTGGGCTGCATCCTGTGGCAG AGAGCGAACAGTTGCTGTCCTTGTCTCCATGGGTGCAGCAGCTGGAGCATTGACAGATCCAAGTCCAGCATTTCCTTCTGGTAGAACAGCTGCTGATCTTGCTTCTAGCAATggacataaaggaatctctggTTTTCTTGGAGAGTCATTATTAACTAGCCACCTTGCGTCACTTACCATGGATGATCCAAGTGAAGATGGTAGGAATAAAACTTTAGGTGGGAAAGCAGTGCAGACAGCTTCGGAGCGAAGTGCAACACCTCTACTTTATGGTGATGTATCGGATACTCTCTGCCTTAAGGATTCTCTTTCTGCTGTCCGTAATGCTACACAAGCCGCTGATCGCATACATCAAGTATTTAGGATGCAGTCATTTCAGAGGAAGCAGTTAGCTCAGTGTGAAGACGATGATGAGTTTGGATTGTCAGATCAACAAGTTCTTTCCTTTATAGCTTCTAGGGCTTGCAAATCTGGACAAGGAGAGGGTTTAGTGAATGCTGCTGCAATACAAATTCAGAAAAAATTTCGTGGttggaagaagagaaaagaattCCTGATCATTCGCCAAAGAGTTGTCAAAATCCAG GCCCACGTAAGAGGTCACCAGGTAAGGAAGCAATACAAATTAATCTGGTCTGTTGGAATCCTAGAGAAGGTCATATTACGCTGGAGACGTAAGGGCAGAGGCTTACGTGGATTCCGACCAGATACCCTTAACATGGTCCCCAACCCACCAAGCAATCCTTCACAAGAGGATGACTATGATGTTCTCAAAGAAGGAAGGAAGCAAAGTGAAGAAAGGTTCCAAAAGGCCCTTTCAAGGGTGAAATCCATGGTCCAGTACCCGGAGGCACGTGCTCAATACCGGCGGGTGCTGAATGTAGTAGAGGACTTTCGTCAAACCAAG GAATATACCAATTCGGAAGACACTGTTGATGGGGTGGCGGATTTGATTGATATTGATATGCTTTTGGACGATGAGAACTTCTTGCCTATAGCATATGATTGA
- the LOC130968315 gene encoding alternative oxidase 3, mitochondrial-like, translated as MKYIVLARSTARALFTGGRIYHRQFSTVTIARQLENVEATHHHGGSAFGGSGSFWWRKMSSLPEIKDQHHSEEKKKEDTTTTNNNENGVVSSYWGITRPKVQREDGTEWPWNCFMPWDTYRADVSIDVKKHYVPKTFSDKVAFRSVKFLRVLSDLYFKERYGCHAMMLETIAAVPGMVGGMLLHLKSLRKFQHSGGWIKALLEEAENERMHLMTMVELVKPSWHERLLVITAQGVFFNAFFVFYLLSPKTAHRFVGYLEEEAVISYTQHLDAIVSGKVENVPAPAIAIDYWRLPKDATLKDVITVIRADEAHHRDVNHFASDIHHQGKELKEAPAPIGYH; from the exons ATGAAGTACATCGTTTTAGCAAGGTCAACGGCACGAGCTCTATTCACCGGTGGCCGGATCTACCACCGCCAATTCTCCACGGTGACGATCGCCAGACAACTGGAGAACGTGGAGGCCACACACCACCATGGTGGCAGCGCCTTCGGGGGAAGCGGAAGCTTCTGGTGGCGGAAGATGTCCTCCCTGCCTGAGATAAAGGATCAGCATCACtcagaagagaagaaaaaagaggacaccaccaccaccaacaacaACGAGAACGGCGTTGTTTCTAGTTACTGGGGGATCACGAGGCCTAAGGTTCAGAGGGAAGATGGTACCGAATGGCCTTGGAACTGTTTCATG CCATGGGACACTTATCGCGCAGATGTGTCCATAGATGTGAAGAAACATTACGTGCCAAAGACGTTTTCGGACAAGGTTGCCTTCAGGAGTGTCAAATTTCTCAGGGTTCTCTCAGATTTGTACTTCAAG GAGCGGTATGGATGCCATGCCATGATGCTAGAAACAATTGCAGCTGTGCCAGGAATGGTGGGAGGGATGTTGTTACACCTCAAGTCACTAAGGAAGTTCCAACACAGTGGCGGTTGGATCAAGGCACTGCTCGAGGAAGCAGAGAACGAGAGGATGCACCTCATGACCATGGTTGAGCTTGTGAAACCAAGCTGGCACGAGAGGCTTCTTGTTATTACTGCTCAGGGAGTTTTCTTCAATGCCTTCTTTGTGTTCTACCTTCTCTCACCAAAGACCGCACACAGGTTTGTTGGTTATTTGGAAGAAGAAGCTGTCATCTCTTATACACAGCACTTGGATGCAATTGTAAGTGGCAAGGTTGAGAATGTCCCTGCTCCTGCCATTGCCATTGATTATTGGAGGCTTCCAAAGGATGCAACTCTCAAGGATGTTATTACTGTCATTCGCGCTGATGAGGCTCACCATAGAGACGTCAATCACTTCGCTTCT GATATTCACCATCAAGGAAAGGAATTGAAGGAGGCTCCAGCTCCTATTGGTTATCACTGA